Genomic DNA from Caloranaerobacter ferrireducens:
TTAAAAGTATATTTCTATTATAGAAATGAATGAATAATGCAGTTATTGCAGTTGGTATAAATACTAGAAGATTAATACCTTGAGCTTCATGTTGGGTTAAAGTTGTAAATAAGATAAGACCAGGAATTAGTATAGTACCGCCGCCAATACCTAAACCACTTATTATTCCAGAAAAAAAACCTATAATAAACAGAATCATTTAATCACCATCCTAATTGCTGCGATAATCATAAAAATGCCAAAGATTTTTCTTAGTATATTTGTAGGAATTTTATTTAATAATTTTGAACCTACTATACTTCCTAAAATTGCTCCGATAATCACAGGTATTGCTACTTTGTAAACCAACATCCCCTGTTTTAAATAAATAAAAGTACTAATAAAGGTAATAGGTAAAATTATAGAAATTGCTGTAGCGTGAGCTTTATGTTCTTCTATACCTAATAAAAATACAAGAGAGGGTACTATAATAGTACCTCCACCTGAACCAAATAGACCATTAATTATTCCTGTTATAAAACCTACTAGTAAAGACTTATATATTTTTTTATTTAATATCATACTATCACCATAAAAGATATTTTATTTGTAAATTTTCCTTAAATAAGTTTAATTATTCACTTGACAAAAATTAATATAAAAAATATTATATACATATAAACCAATAAGAATACTAGGAATTAAAAGGAGGGTTATTATGGTTTATAATAGTATAATAGAAACGGTAGGGAATACTCCTATAGTAAAGTTAAACAGAACAGTTGATGAAAATAGTGCAGATGTATACGTAAAGCTTGAATATTTTAACCCTGGAAGCAGTGTTAAAGACAGAATTGCTTTAAACATGATTGAACAAGCAGAAAAAGAAGGTAAATTAAATAAAAACTCAGTTATAATAGAACCTACTAGTGGAAATACAGGTATAGGATTGGCTATGATTGGTGCAGCAAAGGGCTATAAAGTTGTTCTAGTAATGCCGGATACAATGAGTTTAGAGAGAAGAAACTTATTAAAAGCTTATGGTGCTGAATTAGTATTGACTCCTGGTGCAAAAGGTATGAAAGGAGCAATAGAAAAAGCAAAAGAACTTCTAGAAGAAAATGAGAATTACTTTATGCCACAACAATTTGAAAATCCGAGCAATCCTGAAATTCATAGAAAAACCACTGCGCGAGAAATTATAGAGCAAATGAATGGCCAATTTGACGTATTTGTGGCTGGAGTTGGTACAGGTGGTACTTTGACTGGTGTGGCTCAAGTTCTAAAGCAAGAAATGAAAAATGTAGAAATAGTAGCAGTAGAGCCTGAAAAATCACCTGTTTTATCTGGAGGTCAACCTGGACCACATGGTTTACAAGGTATAGGAGCTGGTTTTATACCAAAAGTTTTGGATAAAAGTCTAATAGATAGTATAGAAAAAGTAAGAGAAGAAGATGCAATTAATACAATAAGAAAAATAGCCAAAAATGAGGGAATATTACTTGGTATATCATCTGGTGCAGCTATATATGTAGCTTTAAATAAGGCAAAAAAATTAGGAAAAGGAAAAAAAGTAGTTGTAATTGCTCCTGATAATGGAGAAAGATATTTAAGTACAGGAATATTTGAGTAAACTATCATGGCATTACTTTTCATAACAAAGGGTTATCAACATTAAAAATTTAATTATCTTATTTTAATGTTGATAACCCTTAAAATTATGTACTAGGTATCTATGATTGTTGCAAAGTTATAATTTTTCTCCACATTCATTACAAAACTTGGCATTTTCATCATTTAGTTTACCGCAATTTCTACATCTAATTTTGACAATTTCTTTTGTAGCCGAAGAAGATTTTACATTGAAATTCTTTAAAACATCTACATTTTCAACAACATCATTGATCATTTTTCCTTTTGCGATATTAAATGGTTTTAAATCTTCTCTAGCTTTTTCTGGATCAAGTACGATTCCTGAACCAGCAGCTCCTCTTTTCCCAATGTTTTGTAAAATAGCACCTGCGATTATAAGACCCATACCGATTGGAGCTCTAATAAATGCAGAACTAATACCACTAAAGTTTGGTTCATTAATAGCTGTAAATCCAATGAAAAATACAGAGAAGAACATTAGAAAACCAATGATTGTGAGTGAAATGCCTATGTAGTATGTGACTTTTCTTTTAGTAGAAATTTTATTTGACACAGAATCCCCCCAATCCCCCAATATTAATTCTATTGATAATTTATTATATACAAAGTAAAGATAAACTTCAAACTGGCTGTTAGCTAATAATATTTGACAGATAAAAATATATTTGCTACCCTATACTATAGATATATTTATATAAATCGATATTTTATGAACATTTATGATTTTGATTTTATTCTAAACTTGATGCTACGTAACACTTAATGGAGGGTAGTAATATGGAAAATATAGAAAGAGTATGCGATAATCTAGTAAATTGGCTAAGAGATAAAGTACAAGAAGCAGGATGTAAAGGTTTAGTTGTTGGACTAAGTGGTGGTATTGATTCAGCTGTAGTAGCTGCTTTAGCTAAAAGAGCTTTTCCTGAAAATTCATTAGGTGTAATAATGCCATGTCATAGTAACAGCAAAGATGAGGAACATGCTAGATTAGTAGCAGAAACAATAGGTTTAAAAACAGTTAAGGTTGATTTATCAAAAACATTTGATAGTTTATTAGATGAGTTAAAAGATGATGGCTCTAATTTGTTAGCAGTATCTAATATAAAACCAAGATTAAGAATGACAATACTATACTATTTTGCACAAAAAAACAAATATTTAGTAGCAGGTACAGGTAACAAAAGTGAGTTGACTATAGGATATTTCACTAAATATGGTGATAGTGGAGTAGATTTACTTCCTATTTCAGACTTTGTTAAGTTTGAAGTAAAAGAGTTAGCGAAGTTCTTAGGCATTCCTGAGATAATTATAAATAAACCACCTTCAGCAGGCTTGTGGGAAAATCAAACTGATGAAGACGAGATGGGATTTAGTTATAAAGAGTTAGATTCTTTTATACTAACAGGTGAAGCTGATCCAAAAGTGAAAGAAAAGATAGTCAGAATGAATAAATTGAGCGAGCATAAAAGAAGAATGCCGTTGATGTTTAAGAGAGAAGAGTAAAGGCTTTGCCTTTGCTCTTTTTTTATGGTATATTATTTTCGATAGATTATTCATATATAATATTGAGTTATTTTAATTTTTATATATTTAGAAGGAGGTTAAATTATGGCAGGTCACTCAAAATGGGCTAATATAAAACATAGAAAAGGGAAACAAGATGCTAAGAGAGCAAAGATTTTTACAAAATTAACTAGAGCTATAATAGTAGCAGCTAGAGAGGGAGGAGCAGACCCAGAATATAATACTGCTTTAAAAACTGCTATTGAAAAAGCAAAAGCTGCAAATATGCCAAATGATAATATAGAAAGAGCAATCAAAAAGGGTGCTGGAGAGTTAGACGGTGTTAACTATGAAGAAATAACATATGAAGGTTATGGACCAGGTGGAATTGCCGTATTAGTAGAAGTTTTAACTGATAATAGAAACCGTACTGCATCTGATATAAGACATTATTTTAGCAAATTCGGTGGAAATTTAGGATCTACAGGTTGTGTTTCATTTATGTTTGATAGAAAAGGTGTATTAATCATAGAAAAAGAAGATGGAATTGATGAAGAAGAACTAATGATGCAGGCTATAGAAGCAGGAGCAGAAGACTTCATAACTGAAGAAGAATATTTTGAAATAACTACAAGTCCAGAAGATTTTGCAAATGTGAGGGATTCATTAAAAGAATCAGGA
This window encodes:
- a CDS encoding NAD+ synthase, whose product is MENIERVCDNLVNWLRDKVQEAGCKGLVVGLSGGIDSAVVAALAKRAFPENSLGVIMPCHSNSKDEEHARLVAETIGLKTVKVDLSKTFDSLLDELKDDGSNLLAVSNIKPRLRMTILYYFAQKNKYLVAGTGNKSELTIGYFTKYGDSGVDLLPISDFVKFEVKELAKFLGIPEIIINKPPSAGLWENQTDEDEMGFSYKELDSFILTGEADPKVKEKIVRMNKLSEHKRRMPLMFKREE
- the cysK gene encoding cysteine synthase A; translation: MVYNSIIETVGNTPIVKLNRTVDENSADVYVKLEYFNPGSSVKDRIALNMIEQAEKEGKLNKNSVIIEPTSGNTGIGLAMIGAAKGYKVVLVMPDTMSLERRNLLKAYGAELVLTPGAKGMKGAIEKAKELLEENENYFMPQQFENPSNPEIHRKTTAREIIEQMNGQFDVFVAGVGTGGTLTGVAQVLKQEMKNVEIVAVEPEKSPVLSGGQPGPHGLQGIGAGFIPKVLDKSLIDSIEKVREEDAINTIRKIAKNEGILLGISSGAAIYVALNKAKKLGKGKKVVVIAPDNGERYLSTGIFE
- a CDS encoding YebC/PmpR family DNA-binding transcriptional regulator, which encodes MAGHSKWANIKHRKGKQDAKRAKIFTKLTRAIIVAAREGGADPEYNTALKTAIEKAKAANMPNDNIERAIKKGAGELDGVNYEEITYEGYGPGGIAVLVEVLTDNRNRTASDIRHYFSKFGGNLGSTGCVSFMFDRKGVLIIEKEDGIDEEELMMQAIEAGAEDFITEEEYFEITTSPEDFANVRDSLKESGYNFTTAEISFIPQNTSKLTDEDDIKNMTKLIEALEDNDDVQNVYHNWDMPEDLE
- a CDS encoding sulfite exporter TauE/SafE family protein, with product MILFIIGFFSGIISGLGIGGGTILIPGLILFTTLTQHEAQGINLLVFIPTAITALFIHFYNRNILLKIAFPIIVTGLIGAFVGSMIAVNINPEMLRKIFAVFLFFMGIYEFYYKKK
- a CDS encoding sulfite exporter TauE/SafE family protein; amino-acid sequence: MILNKKIYKSLLVGFITGIINGLFGSGGGTIIVPSLVFLLGIEEHKAHATAISIILPITFISTFIYLKQGMLVYKVAIPVIIGAILGSIVGSKLLNKIPTNILRKIFGIFMIIAAIRMVIK
- a CDS encoding zinc-ribbon domain-containing protein → MSNKISTKRKVTYYIGISLTIIGFLMFFSVFFIGFTAINEPNFSGISSAFIRAPIGMGLIIAGAILQNIGKRGAAGSGIVLDPEKAREDLKPFNIAKGKMINDVVENVDVLKNFNVKSSSATKEIVKIRCRNCGKLNDENAKFCNECGEKL